ACTCtcccatgatcataatgagacctagcctcaaacagcatgtagggttgttaccggatgatgtttcccggggcccgaagctgtctaaatccttgttttgtgttgcgtctctcgattccgcctaacccctctcaagctaccacatagatgcgctggcctcgcgactaagtcctgacactaaggacatctgccgtgacaattccacgacagaatgcaagactgcaaaggttacacgatgccaatgccaaccaagagtcatctgggtcccgacgccaatggtaaagagttcgatcaaaaggtataccgctccatgattggttctttactttatttatgtgcatctaggccagatatcatgcttagtgtgtgcatgtgtgctcgattccaagcggcaccaaaggaatcgcatcacttagctatgaagcaaattcttcgatatttggcttacaccccaacactaggattatggtatccaaagggctcagagtttgatctagttggattctcggatgctgattatgctggtgacaaggtggatcgcaagtctacatcaggcacatgtcactttctaggacgatcacttgtctgttggtcttcaaagaagcagaactgtgtatcactctccactgctgaatctgaatacattgctgctggatcttgctgcgctcagcttctatggatgaagcaaactctcaaggactatggcatccatctgaaacaagtaccactctactgcgacaacgaaagcgccatcaagattgccaacaatccagttcagcactcgaagacaaagcacattgaaattcatcatcattttctctgagatcatgttatgaaggaagatattgatatcatacacgtcaacactgaagagcaattggcagatatcttcacaaagcccttggatgagaaaaggttttgcaagttgcggtgtgagctaaatatcttggaatcctcgaatgtcctgtgatcaggcacacatcctaacacttatgcatgttgatgacttagatgtgcaacacacgaggtaatgtatatcttcaatcaatgaagacttacactctgagtgtgaatacattaatgcggaatttgactttggagcgccatgataattgtgcaccgtgtctgggtctaatacttcctatacggtgggtaacgccgccaccaaacttttgtttggaatgtttttcttggcgttacatttgctaagtcttcgcattggtttgtcttcatgtttatcttcacaatgttgatttggtcttattctgaTATATACGTATGTTAGTGTTCTGTCcactacaacattcacttatagctatgtcttctcgtttgaatcttttgaactaagtgaatgtgatcggaccctaacctctctatgcttcctacctcaaactctatctatccaaatcatatgcattctattgaaaccgttgaatgtcttctccgcgtccttgtcagcagaagatacagagacaaacattaaatctgttttaaatgctcaatcctttttgcctgaaacccagagaagccggaacgaccacccgtcagtccaggcgtgcatgggaacatggaacaacttccaatgtgttgcatgttctccatgtgtccctcggatgtgaaccgccaggggcacctgcataattgcgctgtgtcgtccctctccctataaatgcacatcacatcgcggtcaaaacacttcttccacctctccacctcgacaaaccctagcgccaccgctagctctcgacgacgccggagacgaagcgcttagctgccgcgacctcaccgacgccgtcttcacgccggccgcagacatcgtcttctccgccgccgtcgtaggtgtcctccgtcgccaagttagggcacggaagatcgaactgctcggcctcatcttctattccgtctagcagttcatcgtgtggtaaattaaaactctctttttacagtctttttgatccgataaattcatcctttctaccaaaagtggtttctgcctccacaaatttggatctatcctgttttgcatctcatatgatgcctagtaatgttcacttatgcttcacacatagttagattcctcacttgtacctattcttggattcgtacaaatctggaaccaactctcaacatataagtgaatgtcttcacgttgtgaggttaatgtcttctaaactgatttatcttcaaaatcttctgagaatgcatatgacctcttccccttccctcgcatctctaatgctttcacaggtacatgtccgtgggagaatcccttagttctcatagtctgcattcatttgcaaaattcctacaacatcatatcaactctcccgaagccagttcctgtctgaccagcagacggaagcctttgacagtgttgaagccattcagtctgaactacatggccatagaaaaatcagcaaggaagggtggcaaacAGCACCGTGGGGGCACATCAATGGATCTGCCCGAAGATCTCTATGAGCTTTACAAAACTTATCCTGAAGAGagctatggtcagcgcaagacacgaatccaatggattcgaagatattggaccgagcaatggttcaagtacagattcgtcaccaaggaatatgctgaaaagaatgctatcaaatgtccttggggagatattctctataaaagtattcaacccaagaccagatctgaagctattgctcagggtttctaccctTGCACGGTCCATGGACCGCAGCCTGctgatgccgacccatcctctttgctatggtgtcgtgacgacaatctgttcaagcgcaactttcagtttgccaagaactcagccAAAGAGgacaagaagtcgcggggattagacttcaacccaggtccctctgctcctcgtgccgatggcacacgcgaagctgaacccaatcttgttgggcccttctacaacctagagggtctcatcactcacatcatggttcaaggggcagccgtggatcactctgcagatgacactgactctgacgaagcgcctgcaccaccgaagcctaagaagctaaagaaacccaaggcttcgaagccctcagctgcaccaaaagcttcgcaagcgaagcctctggccactgctcctcctgcaccaagtgtgcactctgaagatctctctcgcatctccaagtataagaagaagaagaagcccgtacagcctactggtcaagcactgacccctgctgccgttctgaggaatgagaacgacgccattgatctgtctagtgacgacgatcttggcaatgatgctcttgagctgctgataaagagcaagcaagaggcggaaatcttcaatgatcttcccctcttcgatGTGGACATTCTGACCAAATTCACTGACGAATGGTTTGATAGCccaaacctcagttttgatgatctgcaactccccattggcctcagcgtctccttccatggcgccattgctcctgagctggctctagctcagaaaatcgttgaactgaagcacaaaattgattatgagaaggctcagttcaagaagcatatggccaagctcagtgtgacagAAATCCAAAACTTCAagaccatgatgcatgagctcaaggaggcgtttcacaagaagcgtgatgaagccaaaggttctcgagagcgcatgaagctcttggctgccaagtgtgttcaagcctacaacgaagctgagaagcgcaaggcacttgggcgtcgtggcatcgaccccaagatggctgccaagcagaagaagcctgctgtggaccaagctgatacatccaggcgggaagaacctcgcattgtcttccccgctagcatgacaggcgtgaagcctaagatccccacagtggcttcggagCTTCAgcaaacaagggcagctgaagccaaagccagaaagtgcaagaccaagaacaccactgacgatgctccacctACCAAGAAGCGAAAAACCAagaagaaggatcgggctgctcccacagagccccttgtcgtcgagccaatttctgttgctcgtccagCATCTGCACATCAAGAGCGTcgtatgatagttcatgagcctgcttccacagaggctcctgaagctgaagacatttcagctgttgaccccaccgcagctgaagacattggtcaacatgacaatgtagaagatgatgaagtccttcctcagatcgagcaaaatgtggtatcatcgcctattctcaTGAACAGCgttggtcgtcccttgacgccaattgctcaggatgattcatgggctgatcaccctcaaNNNNNNNNNNNNNNNNNNNNNNNNNNNNNNNNNNNNNNNNNNNNNNNNNNNNNNNNNNNNNNNNNNNNNNNNNNNNNNNNNNNNNNNNNNNNNNNNNNNNNNNNNNNNNNNNNNNNNNNNNNNNNNNNNNNNNNNNNNNNNNNNNNNNNNNNNNNNNNNNNNNNNNNNNNNNNNNNNNNNNNNNNNNNNNNNNNNNNNNNNNNNNCGTGAAGAAGAAACACCaactactcccccaactcaagtcaccactccggtgcttgaagatgaagactttgtggcccagacaactccatctccacaagcgtcgccagcatttcgcaggcttcgtaaaggaccaaggccactagtcactctgtcgagtgttccagaaggagaagagcaccaatcagtatctcgccaagtatttcctgaagcctctccaactgcgaacaactccgagtctgaagccaacgcggctgaagatattccggctgcatcagccgatgaacaagaagagcaaaaagatgaagaagaacgtgttgctacacccccaaccaacccagaagttgttctcgaggagaacatgtccggccctccagctactcgagtggaggttgataacaatgaggcgaccaccaacactaacactgaagccaatgacgttgtcatggctgacgctcaggtggcgcctgaagttaatgtggtgcccgaagtgattgcacctgaagtcaatgctgcaccTGATGAAAATCTACAGCCTCAAGTCACCACCACAaccactgccactgctcctgtaccgcctccaaggccacacaccatcgagcaagcatttgatcgtggtcagttggttactgtcagatggcccgttctggttcctccacctgctgccggtccacaatttgactatcatgtcgagcacaggcctcaggtccagaagcctaagccaagactgctaaggtttccaggtactgcaacctcaccagggtcattcaatgcaaatggcttcattgcgcacaacactttctttgatagtgccaagaacccctattccaagccaaggatttcatcagatcggttctgaaGCTATCAGCAGCGCATCTACTATTCCTGTGTTCTCTATGACCAAGGGCGTATCTTTCCACATATGCATCTAgatactgaagccattgctggactgccctgccttgtagaagctcttgactgcttccgtgatgctggtctgctgaactttgtgactgataaggagcattggaatgaagagcttctgctacaattttatgctaccctccacattcgcggctacaacagggatccgaagacttgggtccttgagtggatgacaggcaatgtccatcatgaagccaaagctcttgatatcattgagctaactggcccgcccactccaggtgaactcttcgagcctggttgtcagcttcaccgtaatgcattggagagcatctttcagaagccagagcccaacatgagccaaattctaagcatgatgaagcctcagccacgcgacgctgaatacccaagggagttctttgttgaagacctagagtatctgccccgaacaatctatcatatcataagggaaactctctggcccatcaagggacattcttctgcagcgaagcttgaaggagcgatgaagacattggtcttttatatcttcaatggcatcagcttcaatgctcaagacttctttatcagacaattggctgcatcaggctctgatctctttggtctgaagttctacgctccatgggttatgcgccttatcaagcttcactctgccatcaactatcaaccttctgctcacaaccatctgatatttttgccagaggttgatatgtcagttgatacCATATACCCGGAGCCTGCCAAAGAGCCCGTTTGTCTTCACAacgctgatcaccaaagcttcacacagcccattgaaggagttcaggccatcactcgtgtttatcctttggctggcaatacacgcttcCCTCACCGTGCccgtactgaagccactgaaagcaccattgctcaaaggcctcagaagcgatctcgtgttctcaatgaccgagagcttctcattgccctacatcagaaacatgataagcatcactactggctgaagcgacagatgcaaagcctcttggtggacgtcaatcgcattcgcaacattgccaccaagaatgcctttgtcactcatgaaacccgtcggaggtcatggaagagtttgacattgctgagtgctgaagcagatcttcaagacgatggcttcactgaaagattcaagtttgactccactcctccaaggaatgttgtcttgcgtcgaactccctctcttgaagactctgattattcctcctccgctgcaacggtgaatgccagagtcatagatgatcaagatgatgctacttcaccacctccaacttcagcgcgtgtcgacactgcaccaagctcttctgcaccgccaaaccccgacgTCGACCCTGCAGCTtcacctactccttctgggaacgagtagagactctgtgtcttcaaacctttttggtccttactaacaaaagggggagaagcatatgagttgatagtcttcaagcgggtccatatgggcggttgctttatattttgcctagtgtttacaactctcgcttttgatacatttgtttctttgagttgtaacacttaaacttgatgatcgtctgctactttttatgctattctgtgatgcgatgataaattctgcatgtgcgatgataaattccgcacgaagtcatattgcatacgtccatttttcattctGCATGTCATTTTCATCGTTATAtccaatcatgcatgatgaattgtcttcataagttgaagaggacctccacaagtacaacctgccatgtgcatttgcattccaaaagaaaattacttatatgcacatcttcagggggagcctgttgctacttatgaagacaataccctaatcctttacaatttcacatacttttatccccgttgaaaacttcaaccagtttgtcatcaatcgccaaaaagggggagattgtaagtgcatctagtgccacccctagttggttttggagtattcacgacaaacctggttgagggactaatgtgtttgtgagaattgcaggataacacaggtagtagtccctcattgattcggtttacctaccggagatgacccctaaaaatgtatgaagacattgaagacaatggtggtatgtgaagatattcacattgaagactatgacaagagaagacatcacgtgaagactatggaacgCGAAGACTTAGtcgtttcattgtttccttttcttctttgttgagtcataggaaccaccgtattgttaagcggggtcccagtgaacaaagtcagagcgAGTGAAGTGATGCTCagccaaaatcctatgtcttcgagcgaagacaatgagagcaaatcttatccagagctggatgagtcagctttacttgtagcccaagtcaagctgccgcgtgtgtttgaaatctgaccgttggaacacgtgtcagttccttagtgacccagggtcatttcggacaaatcaggtcgggttgcctagtggctataaatagcccaccccctacaccataaattggtggctactcagagttagtgcacggcttttgtcgtttgagagcaacccacctccgaagcttttgagagagagaaatccttgcgaggacaaagcccaaacgcccagagccaaagagtgttaggcatcactgaagtctttctgtccgcgtgacctgaagacttgttacacttgaggactgtgaatcctccagccggttaggcgtcgcgttctgagcattcaagagtcattgtggattgccggtgaacgaagtctgtgaaggtttggaagtataccttgaagacttaccagagtgattgggcgaggactgggtgtccttagctcaaggggaataaggtgaagacacggtcttctgagttaaatctcagcctccctaaccagacgtacagttgtcacagcaactggaactggtccaacaaatcattatcCTCACCAAGTgtctggttctatcctctccctctctttatttacagtttgtcttcgtgaagtcattgcctgtttgcattacctgttcgacttcactgtgtgacttctattgttgtttggcttcatactatcttccatcctgatctttactacctagctgctattagtcttcgtgctttcacttcattgaatacttgactatggcttgcttagtgtagtctaccttccgctgcatatcaataggttcatttctattgtttgtcttcgaaactttcatgttttgaagactttcattaaaatcgcctattcacccccctctagtcgattacTAGCACTTTCAGGGCCCCTTCTTCTTCACGACGAGGATCCCGGCTCGGGCGGGCGTCTCCGGCGGCGCTGTGGTTCAGCTGGTGGTGCTCCGGTGCAGGTGGAACGGTGGGAGTGGTGACGGCGCGAccccttggcggcggcggcggctggcggcgggggtTGACCGGCGGCGCCCAGaaagcccagatctgggccctctgGGCCTGATCTGGGTCATGGCGGGCCGTCCTGGACTCCTGCGGGTCGCCTCTGGCTGGAGCGGGTGAACTacgggcgacgggggcggcggctaaTGTGTTGCGTCTGCTGCAGCACGGTGATGGGAGCTTAGCGGGCCCAATCTGTGCCTGGCCGGGTAGTTGGCCTCGTGTGCTCCTGCTGCTGCGTCCGGTCTGCTACCGCTTGAGccggtggaggttgtcccctcccacgTGGTTGCGGTACTGCGGGGCCCTGTCTACGGTGGCTTCATTTTGGTCCGGCCGGCCTTGCAGCATCTGTTGTGGTGAGAGACGGTAGTGTCTTCGTGACTGTGGTGGCGCATGTTGGCGGACGAAAGGCAAGGTGGAGCCAGTGGTTGGTCCTGGGGCTGTGGGTATGAGGGGTCGGGAGAAATCCCTATCGGGTCTGGCCGGCACCGGCGCAGTGACGCCTGTGGGCGCCGCCATCTTTCTTAAAGGGCGTCGGGAGTCCCCCTCCACCGATTCCCTTCGTGTACCGGGAGAAATCCTAGGATTCGTCCGTGTAGCAACGTCGTCATCGTCACACTCCTTAAAGGTTTTGCTTGGTACGCGGCAATTTAGGGGCATAGGAGTGTGGTGGAATTCTCCGGAAGGCGCAACGGTTGCGGGATACTACAGCTTTCGTTGATCTGGTGCTTCTGgcatttttctctcttattttttccttttcGGCATGATTGTGTTGTTTGCCTCAGTGTTGGACTCTATGGTGTATCGGGTGGTTGCTATATTAATATAGCGGGGTGAAAGCCTATTTCAAGAGAGTATTAAATTTTTGAGAAGTGGTGGCAAATGGTATTTGCTGCACAATTGTGGTGTTTTATGCTTTTTACTCGCTGTTGACAAGCTTTGGCGTGGAGATCATGTCTGAACAGCGCATGATGAGCCCTTGGGACTGTACGACGGCTGATACATGTCAATTAAAACAACGAAATGCCGAGGAGCTAGACATCCACCAGTGAACAGCGATGATCACAATCTAGAGCTGGGCGACTCAAATCCTCCTCATATGTCTGTGCATATAGCACGGTCAATAAATGTAAAAAAAATCCAACTCAAACGGACGTCTCAAACCGGTCTTAAACATGCGGGCGACCGGCATccctcatatctagcccaaatatggAACGGATATGAATAGGCCCGGGTGTGATCGGGCGCGTTCGTTATGTCGGACCCGACCCACGTTGACCCACCCAACCCTACATATAATCATCCACATTTGTTTACCGGACCAAATCTTAGCCACTCCACCCCCTTCCCTCTAATCCACTCCGCCCCCAAGCTCCCGTCCGGAGATCTCCGGCCTTCTctggcatggcgggcagcggatctgAGTCCTACACCTTCAGATCCGTCGACGCCGAGCTCATCCCACGCAGCCCCGAGAAGAAGATGATCGTTCGGCTTGCGCTCCACCGTTCATGGGAGGAGGCCGCCCGACGACAACGCTTGGACTCCTTCCCTCGGAAATCCATTGCATCCGCCCAAATGGCGCATGAATCAGCCGTGAGGTATGGCATCGTTTCCTCACCAGAGGCGGTGCGGTCCGTCTGGTGATCGAACGCGGTGGCGGACGCACAACTCCTCTGTTGGCGCGCCAAGGCGGAGGTGAACACAACATGGGCGTAGGCCGACGCAAACATGGCGCGTCGTGCGAGGCAGCAGGCGCGGGAGGtggcggcagccctcgcggcagtgGACGTTggcgaggcggagtcgcattctccggCACCCCGTATGACGCACCAGTCTGGACACCCCAACCGTGTtgccttgagtcccgtgagccggctcgtgtcacaTGTGCTATTCTACCTCGCCGGCGACCGAACCAACACTCCGAGGACCACAGCCGGCCATTGGACATGGGCACGATGAAGCCTTGAGGTTTCTAATTTAAAGTATCCATTTATGGAATCAATTATTTAAGAGATGACCGGTCACTATCCACGAACGTTTAAGGGATCAGATTTACCAATTCTGGCGTAGGAAGACCTCGCGGAGGAGAAGGACGCGCGCCGgcggtcgtactcctccgtctcgcggCGGTTGAAGCTCGTCGgcggtcgtactcctccgtctcgcggcggttgaagctcgccggcggcgacatCCCGTGGTTGGTCCACCTCCGGGCGccgcgcttcctcgcgccgtccgtccggacgcgccgctcgcgctccgggtccctctcacggccggatctgctgccggagccgcgtccggagctccacattcacccccacatggcggctggaggcggggcgggtggtcgccggcggcgagaaattgGGAGAAGGGAAAGGGGAATTGGGTGGCTCGCGGCGGCGGGGGATAGAGTTTGGACTCGCAAAAGGGTCGCGGAACCGCAGTTATAGTGCTCGGGGCGTGCCGTTTGTGGGCTGCGGCAAAAAAATTTGCGGGCCGGGCAAATATGCGGGCTCTGTTCTAACCGGAAAATTGGGCCAAGCCCGCATACTCGCCGGAATTTTTGCGGGCCGGgtgttttgcggggtctgctagagttgcttttAGGCCACTACAGATACACGAAAATTCCACACCCAAATCGGAGCAACACCAGACTCGCATCCCATGCACGTAACTACGGAGTATGTAATTAGTAGTATTCCACACTGCATATCATTTCATCACCGAAAACCCAGCAACATGGCGATTATTATGGGCGCCACACAAGGGTCCGCAACATATCGACAGCTGCAGCTGCAAGGCTAATCAGTACTATTACAGGGCTAAGCTCAAGCTCAAGCGGCGTTGCTGTGCGGGCACGGCGTGGCTTGGCGCGCCTCCGGCGACTGGTTGGAGATGGACATGAGCATCGACCTGGACTTGTCGGCCGCCCCGCTGTCGTCCTGCCCGTGTTCCATGCGTCCGTTCGGTGACTTGACGCTCAGGGCTTCTCCCGCCGCCGGGGTGGACTGGGAGATCCCGATGAGCGACTGGCGGGCCGCGGCCTCCTCCTGGGCGCCGGTGGACTGTGTCGGCGTCTTAGGCGAGGCCATCCAATTACCGAGAGCTGCAAACACAAGTAAATTCCGGAGGTTGGTGAGACAACTAGGGAGTAGCAATTTGGTTCGCGGGTCACATGGACACCGGCCAAGAGTGGCTTAAATTAGGTGGGCGACGCGTACAGAGCGAGTGCTCGCACAAGTTATGCATGGGCGTTGGGGATCCATCATATACTCCTATAATGCAGAAAGCGAAATTTCGAGCTTAGCTAGGACAGGGTACTCTGATTGGGTAGGTGACTCTTAAGAAAGAAAGCGAAGTGATGCATAGCATAATTGCTGACACTTTATCGTGATAACCAGCCCACGCCGTACGCTATTCATTTCTCATCCCACACAGTGCTCCGTACTGTTCGTACGGACTTTCATCCAGAACTGATAAGAATTGCAAGCTGCTAATCTCATGAATCCTACACGGTTAGCTCAAAGCAGTCACTGGACAGTAAAAAGTAACCGAAGAGGTGCCCCCATATGACTCCTAAAAGTAAGCGGTTCATCACGAAAGGACAGCAATAGGACCGTTTTCAGTAACAGCTCCGTGGAATGGATAGACCATCAAGACCACGGAAATATTTTATTTCCTTAATCCTCATCTCCAGACGCTAACCAACGCAACTCTAACAATAGCTGATAAAATAGCAGTAACTTATGCACAGCTTGGACGGCCAAGATTCAACCAAGAAGTACACATCTTTTCCTAACTTTCCAGACCCAAAACCCAAAACCAGCACGCCTCTAAACCCCATGAACCCCTAGATCTTCTCCCTCCCATGGCGGGCAAGAACCAGGAACCACACATATATGATGGTTCCACCACAGCAGGATCCACAGATCCACGGGAACAAGCAACGACCACAGACCCGCACGAGACCCGGGGACACAAGCGCGCGGCCCAAACGAAAATCCGGCGAAGAAAGGAGGGAGGCGTATGTGATTCGGGGCGCTTACCAGACGGAGCGGAGGCCGGGGACGAGGAGAGGCGGAGGAGGCGCAGGGAACAGGGGAGCTTTTCGGCCGAAGGAAACAGACGATAGGGAGGGAGGGAAGGAGACCGACCAACCGGATGAGCTGACGGGGCGCGGCCGCTTGCCTTTATAGCCGTGGGCGTTTCTCCCCCACGAGGGCCCGGTGGACCGGCGCTGCATCGGCCGCCCGCTCCTCCGTGGACGGCTGCGGATCGCCCCCGGTCCATGGACCTCGCGCTGGCTCGCGGAGGGGGGCGTGCGGAGTCGGACGTGAGCTGGAGTCAAGTAGCAGCAAGGAAACGCACGCGGTGTCGTCGCCCGTCGCCGGGCAAGTTGCGGGTGTGGGGCCCGGCGGTCGGCGAGGGAAGGTGCTGGAATTCTTGGTGCCGTGGGGCCGACGGCCTGCGCGTATCTTTGCCTTGTGGAGAATAGTCTGGAGTCGCGACG
This region of Triticum aestivum cultivar Chinese Spring chromosome 2D, IWGSC CS RefSeq v2.1, whole genome shotgun sequence genomic DNA includes:
- the LOC123054522 gene encoding atrophin-1, which gives rise to MDRGRSAAVHGGAGGRCSAGPPGPRGGETPTAIKASGRAPSAHPVGRSPSLPPYRLFPSAEKLPCSLRLLRLSSSPASAPSALGNWMASPKTPTQSTGAQEEAAARQSLIGISQSTPAAGEALSVKSPNGRMEHGQDDSGAADKSRSMLMSISNQSPEARQATPCPHSNAA